TGGCGCCTGCCGCCGCGGTCGTACACATAATAGCCGCTGCCGGGATAATAATAGCCGTCGTTCCAGCCATAGCCGTAGCCCGGATAATAATTGTCATACCAGCCGCCGCCGCCATAATAGCCGCTGCCGACGCTGACGCCGCCATAATAGCCGTCGTCATAGGCGCAGCCCCCCACCGCCAGCGCGCCCGCCAGTCCGATCACCGCCAGCAAGGACCGTTTGAACAGGGCCATCGCCTTTCTCCTTCAAGATAGATTGTCCTCCCTAACGCGCGGCGGTTGAATTGGTTGTGAATGGCCGGGAGATGAAGGCGTCGTTTAGCGGAGGTTCAGACAAGCCGCCTTTCGTTCATCCCAATGACAGAAACCGTTGTATTTGTGCCGCAATTCGGCCGGATCGATGGTATTTCGCGTCGGTTCAGGAAACTTTCAGGGCGCCGGAAGGATTTTCTTTCCATGTTCCCGGCCGCTTCGAGTTCGAGCGCAGGGACATGCCGGGGGTCCACACCCCGGTCGCCATTTTCATCATCAACAACAAAAAAGGGTCACCCATGAACAAACTGCTTTTCGCGGCGGCTGCCGCTGCGTCCTTCCTTCCCGCCGCTGCCATGGCGCAGGACGATGCAGGTTCCAACCGCCGGATCGAACCCTATGTCGGCGTGATGGGCGGCGTGGACAATTATGACAGCGAAACCGGCAAGGAAGGCATTCCGCCCGTCGGCTACAAGGGCCGGATCGCCGAGGGCGTGGCGGGCGTGAACTATAATGTCGCGGGCCCGCTGGTGCTGGGCGTCGAAGGCACGGTGTCGAAGGGCATCAGCGGCGACGTGGACTGGGAATATGGCGTGGCGGGCCGCGCGGGCGTGAAGGCCGGCAAGGACAGCCTGATCTTCGGCAA
This genomic window from Sphingobium cloacae contains:
- a CDS encoding outer membrane protein, which gives rise to MNKLLFAAAAAASFLPAAAMAQDDAGSNRRIEPYVGVMGGVDNYDSETGKEGIPPVGYKGRIAEGVAGVNYNVAGPLVLGVEGTVSKGISGDVDWEYGVAGRAGVKAGKDSLIFGKVGYRWVNFDALGPDSPDFHGTSYGAGVELSAADLGSSAASSPIRLRFQADTLGNFRSIRPMAGVVAKF